A region of the Cucurbita pepo subsp. pepo cultivar mu-cu-16 chromosome LG14, ASM280686v2, whole genome shotgun sequence genome:
AttacatataaaattaaaaaatataaaagtagaTTGAAAactttttagaattatttgagcaaataaatataaatatgaaaatttatttgagcaaataaatataaatatgaaaatttagaggctaaatttgtaatttaacccaaacgaaaatttaaaagaatgtCCACTCAATGAAGAAGACCTAGAAGGCTAGAATGTGAAGTTACcatttttctttgcttttttggtataaaatgctgaagaataaaaaaaaaaaaattgggttatAGATCCACCTGCGAGAGGTGGGTAGCCTTAACCGGATGTGTTTTAACAGGGAAGCCCGAAGGCTGTTCCCGACCCTGTCAGGGGAGATGCCAACCATCTCTCCTTTAATCGAACACAACGTAGTAGatgttaaatttatttcatataacAGAAATTAATTGTTACATTTTTCGATGTGGGATGTACCAAAATAGAACCTTACTTCTCCGAGCTCTCCGCTCCCATTTCCCCTCTCCTGTAATTCTCTAATCCCGAACGAAAATGGCTACAGATCGAAACGGTGAGCTATTAACTAAGAGAGGAAGTTCCGATAACGACGAGACCAGCGaaggaagaggagaagaagagaacgGTTCTAGGTCAAAGAGAAATTCCGACAAGGATCGTGAAAATTTGAGCTCCGATTGACGAAAACGCAGGAAATCAGTTCGGATTCCGATGATAAGCATGACAAGAAACGTGGAATGAGTTCAAGAAGAAGGCGCACATCCCGTAAACGACACAGTAGTAGCGAGAAGGATTCTGATTCCGAGGATACCGAATCTGATAGCTTGAGTATGATTcggagaggaggaggaggaggaggaagagaaacggaggaaggagaagaaggaacGAGGAAAGAAAGGAGCAGTGACGAATTCATGCGGAAAGTACAACATTATCAAAGAAACTGATACCTGGTACGTGAAGATTGAATTCCATGAATGCTTCGGTTTGTGCTTGCTGTCTTCCTTTCTTGCTCAACTTTTTGGCTTTGATGAAGCTCTCTGCATGTAATCAATTAAACCTGATATTCATTATACTGTGAAACAGTTTCTATATTGGTTTCTTCTGCATAACCATTGGCTCTTTCTTGCAACTTCTTGATTGATGAAGTTCATTGCATCATCGTAAATTGATTGATgcccaatatttttcattagcTCAATCATGCTAATTCATGAAATTTGTGATCTGTAACATTATCTTACGGCTTACAACTACAAAGTTTGTGCAATTGCTCTATGCAGTAGTTgaatttccttcatttttatgAACAGATTGCATACTTTCAATggatttgaattaattaaaaccaAATTTGGTTTTCATGTTATTTCACCGTCGAGAAAGAAGACTTCCAATACTTGATCCAGATAACCCACTTATGCTGTTTATGGGACTCATATTACTTTCGTAGTGTGCCTATTCGTTTGATTGAACATGAATGTCTACCAAGGTCAGAAGAATTTATGATCTAACTGCTTTCGTAGCTGTGGTATTGTTGCTGATCATATTACTTTGAATATTACATTGCTTTTATGTGAACTTGGGAAGTCTAGCTAATTGGGAAGAGAAGCTAAGTTTTTGAGCAGTAAGTAGACGAACTGATCATGTTTAGTTTGCTCCTCCCAGTCGTtacttgtgagatcccacatcagttagagagaggaacgaagcattccttataagggtgtggaaacctctctctagtagacgcattgtaaaatcgtgaggctgacggagATACATAATggaccaaagtggacaatatctgctagcggtaggcttgagctggtacaaatggtatcagagctagacaccgaatGCTAtgtcaacgaggatgctgggccccccaagggggtagattgtgagatcccacattgattggagaggggaatgaagcactccttataagggtatgaaaacgtctctctagcagatgcgttttaaaactgtgaggctaacagcaatatgtaacgggccaaagcggacaatatttgctagcggtgaacttgagctgttatattaataacggTCGAAGATAGCTGTTATGTTTATTTCTCTTACTCATTTTGTGATGATTGTTTGTACAGATTCATAGAGGACCTTTACACGGCCACTTTTCCATCCAAAAAGTAAGGTTCTGAGTGATTATTGTATGCAGCTACCACGTTCTTGTTTGAGAAGTTAGAATGCTAGATGGAACATTACTATGATCAATATCTCTTGTAGTGCGAACTTTATACAGCATTTTTAATGTGtttgatgatgaagaacaGAGGAGGTACTTTCTactgttcttcctctttctttacCTGCTGTTCATTTTGATGATTAAATGCATCTCTTTCTGGGAATTTTGCTCATCTGGTTGTTGAACATGGATGTTTGATGATGGATAGAAGAAAttctttattcaattttcaaaagtatATCAAATAGCTGTTCAACAGACTAGCAAACGAACTATTACTAAAAATCATTATCCAATTCACTCTACTTTTCAGGCAAGAACTACTCGTAGAGCGAACAAGCTCGACTCGGTGAGGAGATGGCTTACCAGTATAAGCTCGGAAAGTTTGAGGTAGGCATAAATGTGAACGAAGTTTTCCTGCAGTTTAATTTGATGCAATCTCGGGCTAGTTCCTCGAGTTTTTGCTACATCTTAATTCAGGCTGCAGCTGCCATCCAGCAAAGATTGGACCCAGATATCGCCCTGTGACAGAAGAGTCTGTGTTTTACAGGATTATCTCGTGTTTAGTACTGCATGGTTGAGTGGAACCATGAAGTTCCCAAATGTTGTCTTTTGGGTTCCAATAAAGGGAAGCTCTCCAATCCCAGGCTAGTTCCTCAAATTTTTGTTGCATCTTATTACAGGCGGCAGCAGCCATCCAACGAAGATGGGACCGAGATGTGATAGAAGAGTGTATTTTGCGGTTTGGTACTGCATCGTTCCACTCTGAAGAAGTTTTTGAACGTTTCTAAATGTTGTCTTTGGATTCCATGGATTCCAAAGGGAAGCTCTCCAATCCGATCATTTCTGTCGACCTTCGTGGATAAGGAATTAACTCAATGAAAGCTCtcataccaaatgataaggaatcactataagggaagtaagattccgattatcttgttgatcgaatatttcaaatctcaagacaagaacatttgtttgagatttgaatcacttcaCAACCAAGATCAATGATATCTAGTTTGAATAATTCTATATGTAACCTAAACTATAGAATTACAatgaaacttagtcattgactaaaaaaaaatatacaaatgtTCATTTTACGCATTTTCTAAGTCTCTTCCATAAAGATAACATACATCTTCTataaagataatatatatgaCTTTATAATagcttcaaaattaaaactcttaatcttcaaaatcatttatatattaacctaattaatatatattaaagataaataaataaataaataaataaatatatttatatatttatttagttaattaatcCTATTTTTAATTCAGCGCACCTCCCTCCCACCCCCAGCTAGTGCATCCTAGCCCTGCGGGACGCGCGTCTCAGCCTCCCAACGAACTCTCCACAGCTATCTCCCTCTCACATTCTCTCGCCTCCGTGCAATCAGAGTTACTTATCTCCGTCAGCCCCGAACCCGCGCCGTTAGTGTGGTCGCGCCGCCGCTCATTTTCATATTCAGCCCAAggttttgcttcttttgttttattttttagtttgtttcaTTGATTTATTCGTTCATCCACGAAGAAGAACATCGAAAcaagcgtttttttttttttttttttttttttttttttttttttttttttttttttttttttttttNTGCTTCAACCAATTTTCAATCAATCCAAATGAAAACATAAAGCTAAAAAGGCATCAGAGTTTGTTTGAAAGACATTGAGTTTGCTTGAGTATAGAAGAAACCATCGATTCATAACTGTTGTAGGGAGgcttaaatctattttttgaATATAGAAGAAATTTTTCGAATCAGAACGGATTTGAAATCTTCCCGAATTCAGGGGCTTCTAACAGTAAAACATGAACCTATCGTGCCATGTTCTTTGACCCTTTAGGAGGCTTGTCTCTCTGAGTGCTGTAATGACTAAGGTAGGCTATTTGCTTGTTATTTGCAGAAAGGAATGGGAGGCAGAGGAGTTATTGGTGACAAATGGTCCATGAGGGTTCTCTGGGTCTGTGCCCTAGGAAGTGCAGTCGGTAAGCCATATTAGGGCATGcttgagagagattttgaaagagtttAAATCGCTTTTATCACGTTCAAAATCACtctaaaacatgtttttaatcGTTCAAGAATCAATTCTGATGGTCTGAAATCTGCATTTAAACGTGTAAGATTAAGCattaaattgatttggatGATTAAAGGCCTGTTTGAAGTGATTTTGAGTATGACAAAAGTgatttttaccattttataTCAGTCCCAAATATGGCTTGGACTTGTGTAATCTTTTGTATCATTCTTTATCTTCATATAAGGTATAACAAAACTTCCTAACTTGATAATTATTATCACTTGTCTAGGTTTGTATATGGTTGCTCAAGAAAGACAATTACAGAACAGGGCAAGAATGTTGGCTGAGAGTTTGAAGGACGTGGAATCAGGAGGCAGTGGTGAAAATGTTTAGGCCTTTTAGGGCGTTGTTGAAATGTGAGCTCCAGACTACCTGAGATTCTATCTTTTGCAAATTGCTCCCATCTCTTATGGTGGCTACAAACCAATACTGTGAGTTTCCAATAATGTGAAATAGTTAGATCTCTGTTTATTGTAATGAACTTGGATTTCATCTGAATTCATGGGATACAATAATTATGCTGAATCAGTGTTTAGTGGGTCACTTTGAGAAATGGGATTCAGAAGCAGATATATCAaaagttaataattttaaagacgTCCTTTTGATGTTTTCACTAGTCGATGACTTCGAAAAAACATATTCACCTTCTCCTTTGGTATCATTCTTTAGGGTAAGGTACAACCTTTTTGGTACCTCAACTTTCTTTGAAAGCcaatctctttgttactctagatGAGTTTACAATAGAAAAGTCTCTGTTCAtcataatatccttaaatGATGGAGGAACGCGTCGAGGTTGAGAATTGTACTTCGAAATGGAAGTTGTGTCCCGCTCTTGCTCTATATTTTGGAGTAGGAGTTGAGGAGTTGAGTTCTTTCTTTCCCCAATAAGTTTGAATCTCGTTGTACCATAATGGAGATTTGATTTAAATGCCATCGTTTTCTAGCATAATCTAATGACCTTAGCCATTCTTTGCTCAAGACTCATTCCTCTTCCACCCAGCCTTTTATCTCATCACAAAATTCCACCCCATTCTTTGTACAAAACCTATGGATCCCTcaccttttgttttcttggttTTTTTNAAGCACAGAATTCATGAAGAAAGCAAacctttcctttttattagtTAAACCAATTCCTAACCATTCTTCTCCACAGACCCATATCGGAAGCAAACCAAATTCTTCTTATGGGAAATTGTTTATTGCCCCAACAACACATGAAAAGCTTCAACGTTGCATGCCTTAAATGGCTATTTCACACCCTGGTGCTCTTTTGCCACACTATTCTGTACATACCTTGTGAGTTCCTTTGAATGGACGGCTCCCTTCCCCGAGCTAGCTCACCTTCTCCTTGCTCCACTTCATTGGGGCATCCCTTTAAGAATGAGAAGAGATATCCTTGGGTTAACTTCATCAAAGCCTTCTTTTAGGTCACATGGAACGAACAAACCACAGAACCTTTCAGGCCAAGGAAAGGCCTTTTGAGCACCTTTTGGATAGTATTACTTACTTAGCTATATCTTGTTGGTGTAAATTGTTACCTCTTTTTAAATCCTACACACCTTTATCTCTTCCTACCAATTGGAGAAGCTTTTATAACTCCTTTCGTTTGGGATTTCTCTCccttcttttgtaatttcatccatcaataaaatagtttcctacgtattttaaaaaccattaTTCTCTACAAAACCCACCATGTGAATCTCCAGTGTTCATGCCTTCTGCACTTCTTCTGCCATTTCTAAATTTCGTCTAAACCTAGTTACAGTTTTTACCTTACCACTTGATTGTATGAACTTAGAACTGTgggatttttgtttcaaaaactaCCCTTGGAGTTGAAACTTGTTAGAATTTTTACCTTATGGCAAACATCTTTAATCATGTCCTTCAATTTTGGATTATACCTCATTTTAGTCTCAACAAGATTGTGACATGGCATCTATAATTGATACATTCTTGTTGAGTTAAAACAATTCATTATGTTTTAACCTTTTGACTTGTATACATGTTGGTTTAATTACTATAatgttcattaattttttgacttaagagcatgaaaattgTTTCTGAAAGTCCATACTGCTCCTCTTTGGTATGTAACTAATCCCATATGAATGCATAAACACGTAATGTTTAGATAGCAACACTAATTTCATGACCAGTGGATTCCTGGAAAATGAAGCCATACCCACTGCCCTTACTTTACCTTCCCCACGCCTCAAACTTCAGTTCCCTTCGCACATATATAAAATCCCTCCTATTCGTCTTCACTTCACACCCATCCAAAGCACCAAATCTCCACTAAAACCATGGGTTCCCTCAAATATTTCCTTCTGTCtccttttgttttcctctgtttAAGTTGCACCTTTGCCAATAGAGTCCCCAACTCTGATGATGGATCTGGTTTTGATGTTGGGGCAGGGCCAGGAGCCGTACCAACAGCTGGCCCAGGAGTTGAGAAAGGTGTAAGCAATGTTAGAGCTGGTCCAGCAGCTGAGGGATGGGTAAACGATGTTTGGGCTGGTACGAAAGCTGGACCGAAAGCTGGTCCAGGAGCTGAGGGATGGGTAAGCGATGTTAAGGCTGGTCCGAGAGCTGGACTGAAAGCTGGTCCAGGAGCGGAGGAATGGGTAAGCGATGTTAAGGCTGGTCCGAGAGCTGGACCGAAAGCTGGTCCAGGAGCTGAGGGATGGGTAAGCGATGTTAAGGCTGGTCCAAGAGCTGGACCGAAAGCTGGTCCAGGAGCTGAAGGATGGGTAAACAATGTTAAGGCTGGTCCTACAGTGGGACCAAGAGCTTGGCCAGGAACTGAGGGAGGGGTAAGCAGTAGTGAAGGTGGTGTGAGGAGAGATGTTGATCCAATGATTAATGGACTGGGACTGGGACTGGGAGTGGATATTGGGTATAGATCAGGATTTAGGGCAGGTGTAGGGGGAGGGGAGCATTGGTTTGGCCCAGGAATTGGAGGTCGAGGGGTGTCCAATGAGTGCACATTGGGGTATGTTTGTCCAACCTACGGACGCAGGGGATGCGACAAATTTTCTTATGGAAATTGCGATAGTTATGGCTTTCATCCACTGATGGCTTCCATGCAACTGCACGAAGTTGAAATGAAATGGGCCAAAGGCAGCAAGCCTGCTGCAACGCCTCAAAATGGCGTCTAGTTAAATGCTTTCATGTCCATCTCCTCCTTTCACTCCTGcaatattaaataaagtaatgTTCTTTCACCTCTTGATGAATAAAAACAAGCTGAATACCTTCCCTTGCCTTGCCCTTCCCACTCTTCTACTCTCTTAGACAATGCTTATTCAATAAACACCTCACATCCAATGAAAGAGTTTCCAAATCCATTACATTCCCTCTTTTGTTTACATAATCTTATTAGCTTGCCATCCTCTCGAGCGTCATCGatttgttatgttataataatGAAGTTTCGATGTTGAAATGGAAATGTGGTTTGAAATGGCTTTCTTAATGAATGGATATGGTTTGGTTGGATGGCTTGTAAACTTGTTTTATATAGGGTTTGAGTTCgtattatgaaataaaatgatagaGGTATGGGTGTTCAATTGAAGCATACAAGACATTGTTGAAAACTGTCATCTTAAATCTATGAGGCATGGGGGTTCGATGTCGGTTTTGAAACGACATTGAATTCGATGTCagttctaaatttaaaatgtaactAACTGTTATCGTACACGTACAATGACATATATTTTGATGGAAGTTTTGCAAACCATCGTCATACTCTTAACACTTACTAACGTAATGGTTGATGATAATGAAGAGTTGATGTGTCGTAGACCTAGAATATTGTAGTGCATGTTAGATGACAGAATTTCTTACACTGATTCCTAACAGAAGTTTCTTACACGGATTCCTAGGACAAGACAACATTTTTTGGAATGTCTCGCACCAGAATACCAAT
Encoded here:
- the LOC111809676 gene encoding uncharacterized protein LOC111809676 isoform X3; protein product: MGGRGVIGDKWSMRVLWVCALGSAVGLYMVAQERQLQNRARMLAESLKDVESGGSGENV
- the LOC111809676 gene encoding fibroin heavy chain-like isoform X2 — its product is MVATNQYWPGAVPTAGPGVEKGVSNVRAGPAAEGWVNDVWAGPKAGPGAEGWVSDVKAGPRAGPKAGPGAEGWVNNVKAGPTVGPRAWPGTEGGVSSSEGGVRRDVDPMINGLGLGLGVDIGYRSGFRAGVGGGEHWFGPGIGGRGVSNECTLGYVCPTYGRRGCDKFSYGNCDSYGFHPLMASMQLHEVEMKWAKGSKPAATPQNGV
- the LOC111809676 gene encoding fibroin heavy chain-like isoform X1, whose protein sequence is MVATNQYWPGAVPTAGPGVEKGVSNVRAGPAAEGWVNDVWAGTKAGPKAGPGAEGWVSDVKAGPRAGLKAGPGAEEWVSDVKAGPRAGPKAGPGAEGWVSDVKAGPRAGPKAGPGAEGWVNNVKAGPTVGPRAWPGTEGGVSSSEGGVRRDVDPMINGLGLGLGVDIGYRSGFRAGVGGGEHWFGPGIGGRGVSNECTLGYVCPTYGRRGCDKFSYGNCDSYGFHPLMASMQLHEVEMKWAKGSKPAATPQNGV